The following coding sequences lie in one Sedimentibacter sp. MB35-C1 genomic window:
- a CDS encoding TetR/AcrR family transcriptional regulator → MAGKNQKRSRILSAARVLFREKGYHDTKMDDIAQSAGVGKGTLYEYFKSKQDIFDETCVDFVKTLRDNIEEISLMDRSFKEKAMLLFKRGCDSGNEDFEKSPHDYIMSYKNLISEKVLKTMFDYVSEINRIIIEMIDQGKNEGVVNKEVPSYLISCLVLGTMKEYFNLKITKEDNIFKEGDIIFDLLFNGIGVK, encoded by the coding sequence ATGGCGGGAAAAAATCAAAAGAGAAGCAGGATATTGTCAGCTGCCAGAGTTTTGTTCAGAGAGAAAGGCTACCATGATACAAAGATGGATGACATAGCACAAAGCGCAGGAGTGGGAAAAGGTACGCTGTATGAGTATTTTAAAAGCAAGCAGGATATTTTTGATGAAACATGCGTGGATTTTGTCAAAACACTCAGGGACAATATTGAGGAAATATCCTTAATGGACAGGAGTTTCAAGGAAAAAGCAATGTTGCTGTTTAAAAGGGGATGTGATTCGGGCAACGAGGATTTTGAAAAAAGTCCTCATGATTATATAATGTCTTATAAGAATTTAATCTCTGAGAAGGTACTCAAAACAATGTTTGATTATGTCTCGGAAATTAACAGGATAATAATAGAAATGATAGACCAGGGAAAAAATGAAGGGGTAGTCAATAAGGAAGTACCTTCATACCTGATTTCATGCCTTGTTCTGGGAACTATGAAAGAATATTTCAATTTGAAAATCACCAAGGAGGATAATATATTTAAAGAAGGAGATATAATCTTTGACTTGTTATTTAACGGTATTGGTGTAAAATAG
- a CDS encoding TolC family protein: MKRKISFLLAMALMLGTLTNVALAEDAVPADTDEINEAVEEESGVLELSMDEAVKLATESDRGMWKIDDGIKQAQDARRSGKSAKDQAEMLMGMSLDTISAMGVDITSNYIETLLAKNGYYVTYADTQMKQLEKNRGLLLKGIEISTKSLYYNVLLAEKSIEINEAKLDKANEQLRVVNLKFDNGSATKAEVLNGEMAVQQAKTDLDSAMDDLNMAKLDLLNKLDLPFDQEIVLTDTELTYVPTAEIDLDAVIEKAKEERPEILKAENDLELQEIETHAYKAYYTSNLRQHKAAVEKLKDAELNVPQAYKDVELDVRKAYLNLIKAERSLVNMDKTVELATEAARINKLLYDNGMATSLEVIDADTNLAQAEIGRYQLLAAYNISKLMFDNSNLMGSSGLAQ, encoded by the coding sequence ATGAAAAGAAAAATATCATTTCTGCTTGCAATGGCACTTATGCTTGGCACACTAACAAATGTTGCACTGGCTGAGGATGCTGTTCCGGCAGACACAGATGAGATAAACGAAGCAGTTGAGGAAGAAAGCGGTGTATTGGAGTTGTCTATGGATGAAGCCGTTAAGCTGGCAACTGAAAGTGACAGAGGAATGTGGAAAATAGATGATGGAATTAAACAGGCTCAAGATGCCAGAAGATCAGGCAAAAGCGCCAAAGATCAGGCAGAAATGCTTATGGGTATGTCTTTAGATACAATATCTGCTATGGGTGTTGACATAACAAGTAATTATATTGAAACTCTGCTTGCAAAAAACGGATACTACGTTACATATGCCGATACTCAGATGAAGCAACTTGAAAAAAATCGGGGATTGCTTTTGAAAGGAATTGAAATATCAACAAAATCACTGTATTACAACGTGCTGCTGGCTGAAAAATCAATTGAAATTAACGAGGCCAAGTTAGACAAAGCAAATGAGCAGCTCAGAGTTGTAAACCTGAAATTCGATAATGGCTCTGCTACAAAAGCGGAGGTGCTTAATGGGGAGATGGCAGTACAGCAGGCCAAGACTGATTTGGATTCAGCCATGGATGACTTAAATATGGCAAAGCTTGATTTGTTAAACAAGCTTGACCTGCCATTTGATCAGGAGATAGTGCTTACGGATACGGAACTGACCTATGTTCCCACAGCGGAAATAGATTTAGATGCTGTTATAGAAAAAGCTAAAGAGGAGAGACCTGAAATCCTTAAAGCTGAGAATGATCTGGAGCTTCAGGAAATAGAAACACATGCGTACAAAGCATATTACACTTCAAATCTCAGACAACACAAGGCAGCAGTAGAAAAGTTGAAAGATGCCGAATTAAACGTTCCTCAGGCTTATAAAGATGTTGAGCTGGATGTGAGAAAAGCTTATTTGAACCTGATAAAAGCTGAAAGAAGTCTTGTAAACATGGATAAAACAGTGGAGCTTGCAACAGAAGCTGCGCGCATAAACAAACTGCTGTATGACAACGGAATGGCAACATCACTTGAGGTAATAGATGCAGATACAAACCTTGCCCAGGCAGAAATCGGGCGATACCAGCTGCTGGCTGCGTACAATATCAGCAAGCTGATGTTTGACAATTCAAATTTGATGGGAAGTTCTGGTTTAGCTCAGTAG
- a CDS encoding branched-chain amino acid aminotransferase — protein sequence MKKKDIKWSDLGFSYIKTDKRYISHWKDGSWDDGQLVEDNKISISEGSTCLHYGQECFEGLKAYSTKDGGIQLFRPDENAKRMQTSCERVMMPKVPVEKFVDACMQVVKANSEWVPPYGSGATFYLRPYVIGVGDNIGVKPAPEYIFGVFGMPVGPYFKGGMKPVNFATTLEDRAAPNGTGKIKVGGNYAASLHSHHEAVKNGFADCIYLDPATHTKIDEVGAANFFGITKDDKFITPKSSSILPSITRRSLMQVSKEYLGMEAIEDDVFIDNLDRFKEAGACGTAAVITPIGGIDYKGKLHVFYSETEVGPVTKKLYDTLYKIQMGDVEAPKGWIYKVL from the coding sequence ATGAAAAAGAAGGACATTAAATGGTCAGATTTGGGTTTTAGTTATATTAAAACAGACAAGAGATATATTTCTCACTGGAAAGACGGAAGCTGGGATGATGGACAGCTTGTTGAAGATAACAAAATATCCATAAGTGAAGGCTCTACATGCCTGCATTATGGCCAGGAGTGCTTTGAAGGCCTGAAGGCATACAGCACAAAGGACGGAGGAATTCAGCTCTTTAGACCTGATGAAAACGCTAAACGTATGCAGACGAGCTGTGAAAGAGTTATGATGCCTAAGGTTCCGGTGGAAAAGTTCGTAGATGCATGTATGCAAGTTGTTAAGGCAAACTCAGAATGGGTACCTCCTTACGGCTCAGGCGCAACATTCTATTTGAGACCGTATGTAATAGGCGTTGGAGATAACATAGGAGTAAAACCTGCACCAGAATATATTTTCGGCGTTTTCGGAATGCCTGTAGGACCTTACTTCAAAGGCGGTATGAAGCCTGTAAACTTTGCAACAACTCTTGAAGACAGGGCAGCACCTAACGGAACAGGAAAAATTAAAGTAGGCGGAAACTATGCAGCAAGCCTTCATTCACATCACGAAGCAGTAAAAAATGGCTTTGCGGATTGTATTTATTTGGATCCCGCAACACATACAAAAATTGATGAGGTCGGCGCAGCAAACTTCTTTGGAATTACAAAGGATGATAAATTTATAACTCCTAAATCTTCATCAATACTTCCAAGTATCACTAGAAGATCTTTGATGCAAGTTTCAAAAGAGTACCTGGGAATGGAAGCAATAGAAGATGATGTATTTATAGATAATCTGGACAGATTCAAAGAAGCTGGAGCGTGTGGTACAGCTGCTGTTATAACTCCAATAGGCGGTATTGACTATAAAGGAAAACTGCATGTATTCTACAGCGAAACAGAAGTAGGTCCTGTAACCAAAAAACTTTATGATACTCTGTACAAAATTCAGATGGGAGATGTAGAAGCTCCAAAAGGTTGGATATACAAGGTTTTATAA
- a CDS encoding DUF445 family protein, translating to MNEIILNYIAQAVLGGASGYITNDYAINMLFKEYTPLKIGGVIKKTRSEFIDNLSSMVENDIINTEKFQQILNDECLKKEFDAMTSDFYKSCLYDAVGSNRLQQIEGFDETLESTDTFISDIINKYMPDLYEIMLDKLDPGVFLTPKQLSSISNSIYSAVYETIDTSDILKDTLMSVYRHNSNLVLGNIIDRNIYENIIGNIIEILLNKYPEKFKTIIDEILDSLGINESFKSAEKVFYDKKIGEIVMLDEIPENLHNRISSYVDSKEGTERIGNLISSIFSFGKNCDKSLFDLLDTSFESSLKIYLTDNIPYVTENIIGWIKENSNLIDTLIEQSMDEVVKESDGLKAKMLSTIKTVYLNNLSKKYSLADKIISYIRKVSNSEKLGNILSDKLIDLLESLTIREIFEEAERNNITPEKISLFIRNYIRQNSRSFINSFTEYIAEKKAGDIFSAELIRDDVLPGLMKQFSEFLPSETVKNYLTQIAANGASCLLDKELRHLVNEKQAECSAEKLSLLIGKAISSMEDSIKKWIGINAENLAVNLTSKNLNQETVDTLNDSLYKAYINGAEKVRPAPVSFVLDKLNSIDDLVENSSDSLRTYAVDNSGIILNGSIKAIVSDNLNKLDDKALVNLANDFIGRELKPIMYFGGMLGIVAGLILATFHTVSPGPTVIRTANMAAYALVGYMTNVIAINMIFKPYRKNKLLSKLPFFRNFSLGYIIKNQSTFAQKTAQFIDKNLLNKKSISELFDKYEHDITNAFTKSIADNNYKTIGSLLTNNKNNIANNIYSYLKGMFEKSAVKLGEFLYNKIAPVRLSDLINKSTIIKISFEFKKVIGSTSSFVNSESTLKSKFSGDFVKNNLVTFNNNCYDKLNNTLADNTLLTKEILKHEDKYKLLINKRVKEIIGTEATRNLETKVSEKTAGIILNKDSRHKAIYRVMEVVNTNADSNTLGEIFDGRLKQYMDSHMPKILNKVSGLIVKSIKESKEKISFAVQSEIKNNLGFIEKGMYTVMGGDVIVDELLVKFIDDKIPQFFEEKRDELQTVFYSILNEKFYTVKTAEVYSNLSAVKLNELADNYFDSDKAESQVTISVNHLADKIGNIKLSEILKFFRAGNLEELQNVYHDEINSFSNTLHSSMSQSKECIIERITELTDSAVDEFMKSEFREIFKGISETNITYTFKKLFAELDKNGFDEILQSASSELISELNIDAGSILNKDEFVNSSALYIHKLLENPEFENAVNSHISSVIDEAVSENFNFIDGNFKDYILNTFTVSCINSLKRNMDKILKSVEFDKIALEEIEKMEPEKIHEMFDSFAGGYFKKLMFYGLGGFVFGINMYVGFALASLKILTELINLSRNKDKK from the coding sequence ATGAACGAAATAATACTCAATTACATAGCGCAGGCAGTTTTGGGAGGTGCGTCAGGTTACATAACTAACGACTATGCCATAAACATGCTTTTTAAAGAATATACCCCCCTTAAAATCGGAGGCGTCATTAAAAAAACAAGATCGGAATTTATTGATAATCTCAGCAGTATGGTTGAAAACGACATAATAAACACTGAAAAGTTTCAGCAGATACTCAACGATGAATGTTTAAAAAAAGAATTTGATGCAATGACATCGGATTTTTATAAGAGCTGCCTATATGATGCAGTTGGAAGTAATCGCCTGCAGCAAATTGAAGGCTTTGACGAAACGTTAGAATCAACTGACACTTTCATATCAGATATTATTAACAAATACATGCCTGATTTATATGAAATTATGCTTGATAAACTTGACCCGGGTGTATTTTTAACTCCAAAACAGCTGAGCAGTATAAGCAACTCAATATATTCTGCAGTTTATGAAACAATAGATACTTCCGATATACTGAAAGATACTCTTATGTCCGTATATAGGCATAACAGTAACTTGGTTCTCGGAAATATAATAGACCGTAATATATATGAAAATATCATAGGAAATATTATTGAAATACTTTTAAATAAATATCCCGAAAAATTTAAGACCATAATTGATGAAATTTTAGATTCCTTGGGAATTAATGAATCCTTCAAATCTGCGGAAAAGGTGTTTTATGACAAAAAAATCGGAGAAATTGTTATGCTTGATGAAATTCCGGAAAATTTGCATAACAGAATATCTTCGTATGTGGATTCAAAGGAAGGAACAGAACGTATCGGAAATCTTATAAGTTCTATATTTTCATTTGGAAAAAATTGTGATAAATCACTGTTTGACCTCCTGGATACATCTTTTGAAAGCAGTCTTAAAATTTACCTCACAGACAACATTCCTTACGTAACCGAAAACATTATTGGCTGGATTAAAGAAAACAGCAATTTGATAGATACTCTGATTGAACAGTCAATGGATGAAGTTGTAAAAGAGTCAGACGGATTAAAAGCAAAGATGCTGTCTACAATTAAAACTGTGTATTTAAATAATTTGAGCAAAAAATACAGCCTGGCAGACAAAATAATATCTTACATTAGAAAAGTTTCAAATTCTGAAAAACTGGGAAACATACTTAGTGATAAGCTTATTGATTTATTAGAGAGCCTTACAATTCGAGAAATATTTGAGGAAGCAGAAAGAAATAATATAACACCCGAAAAAATCAGCTTATTCATAAGAAATTACATCAGGCAAAATTCGCGATCCTTTATTAATTCTTTCACCGAATATATTGCAGAAAAGAAAGCCGGTGATATATTTTCTGCCGAATTAATAAGAGATGATGTATTACCCGGCCTTATGAAGCAATTTTCTGAATTTTTGCCATCTGAAACTGTAAAAAATTATCTGACACAGATTGCTGCTAATGGCGCATCCTGCTTATTAGATAAAGAATTAAGACACCTAGTTAATGAAAAACAGGCTGAATGTTCGGCAGAAAAGCTTAGCCTTCTCATAGGTAAAGCAATATCTTCCATGGAAGATTCCATAAAAAAATGGATTGGTATAAATGCAGAAAATTTAGCGGTAAATTTGACATCAAAAAACCTGAATCAGGAGACTGTTGATACATTAAATGACAGCTTATACAAAGCCTACATAAATGGCGCTGAAAAAGTAAGACCTGCACCTGTTTCTTTTGTATTGGATAAATTAAATTCAATAGATGACCTGGTTGAAAACAGTTCAGATTCTCTGCGCACATATGCAGTTGATAATTCTGGAATAATTTTAAACGGATCAATAAAAGCAATTGTTTCGGACAATTTAAACAAACTGGATGACAAAGCTCTTGTGAACCTTGCAAATGATTTTATCGGCAGAGAGTTAAAACCGATAATGTATTTTGGGGGTATGTTGGGTATAGTAGCCGGCTTAATTCTTGCCACTTTCCATACGGTTTCTCCCGGGCCAACGGTAATCAGAACAGCTAATATGGCAGCATATGCACTGGTAGGATATATGACAAATGTAATTGCAATAAATATGATTTTCAAACCCTACAGGAAAAACAAGCTGCTTTCGAAACTGCCATTTTTCCGCAATTTCTCTTTGGGATACATAATAAAAAACCAGAGTACCTTTGCTCAAAAGACGGCACAATTTATAGATAAAAACCTGCTTAACAAGAAAAGCATAAGCGAATTGTTCGACAAATACGAGCACGACATCACAAATGCGTTCACTAAATCAATTGCCGACAACAATTACAAAACAATAGGTAGCCTTCTAACTAATAATAAAAACAATATTGCTAACAACATTTATTCTTATCTTAAAGGAATGTTTGAAAAAAGTGCAGTCAAGTTAGGAGAATTTTTATATAACAAAATTGCACCTGTTCGGCTATCAGATTTGATAAATAAAAGTACAATAATAAAAATAAGCTTTGAATTTAAAAAAGTAATCGGCAGCACTAGCTCATTTGTGAATTCAGAGAGCACACTAAAAAGTAAATTTTCAGGCGATTTTGTAAAGAATAATTTAGTAACCTTCAATAACAACTGCTATGACAAACTGAATAATACATTAGCAGACAATACATTGCTTACAAAGGAAATCTTGAAGCACGAAGATAAGTATAAACTGCTTATAAACAAGCGCGTTAAGGAAATTATAGGCACGGAGGCTACAAGAAATCTTGAAACGAAAGTTTCCGAAAAAACTGCCGGTATTATTCTGAACAAAGATTCAAGGCACAAAGCAATCTATAGAGTGATGGAAGTAGTTAACACCAATGCTGACAGCAATACCCTCGGTGAAATCTTTGACGGCAGGCTTAAACAGTACATGGATTCCCATATGCCAAAGATCCTGAACAAAGTATCCGGCTTAATTGTGAAAAGCATTAAAGAAAGCAAGGAAAAGATATCTTTTGCAGTGCAGTCTGAAATTAAAAACAACCTCGGGTTTATTGAAAAAGGCATGTATACCGTTATGGGCGGCGATGTAATAGTTGATGAACTTCTTGTGAAATTTATAGATGATAAAATTCCTCAGTTTTTTGAAGAAAAAAGAGATGAGCTTCAAACTGTATTTTACAGTATTCTTAATGAAAAATTCTACACAGTTAAGACAGCAGAGGTGTACTCAAATCTAAGCGCAGTAAAGTTGAATGAACTGGCAGACAATTACTTTGACAGTGATAAAGCCGAAAGCCAAGTAACCATCTCAGTGAATCACTTAGCCGACAAAATTGGAAATATAAAATTATCTGAAATTTTGAAATTTTTCAGAGCCGGGAATCTTGAAGAGCTTCAAAATGTTTATCACGATGAAATAAACTCGTTTTCTAATACATTGCATTCAAGCATGAGCCAAAGTAAAGAGTGCATTATTGAACGCATAACCGAGCTTACAGATTCGGCAGTTGATGAGTTCATGAAATCGGAGTTTAGAGAAATATTCAAAGGAATTTCCGAAACAAATATAACTTATACATTTAAAAAACTCTTCGCAGAGTTGGATAAAAACGGATTTGATGAAATACTTCAGTCAGCATCATCTGAATTAATCTCAGAGCTAAATATAGACGCAGGAAGCATTCTTAATAAAGATGAGTTTGTAAATTCTTCTGCATTATACATTCACAAGCTACTGGAAAATCCTGAATTTGAAAATGCTGTTAACAGTCATATCAGCTCAGTAATTGACGAAGCAGTCTCGGAAAATTTTAATTTTATAGATGGGAACTTTAAAGATTACATCCTGAATACTTTCACTGTTTCATGCATCAACAGTTTAAAACGCAACATGGATAAAATATTGAAATCTGTAGAGTTTGACAAAATTGCCCTTGAAGAAATAGAAAAAATGGAACCTGAAAAAATACATGAAATGTTTGATTCATTTGCCGGAGGTTATTTCAAAAAACTCATGTTTTATGGTTTGGGAGGTTTTGTATTCGGAATAAATATGTATGTGGGATTTGCACTGGCATCGCTAAAGATTTTAACCGAGCTAATTAACTTAAGCAGAAATAAGGATAAAAAATAA
- a CDS encoding efflux RND transporter permease subunit translates to MLSRFSVKKPVTITMMILIVIVLGVVSLSKLQIDLLPQMELPYVMVQTGYSGAGPEEIENLITKPVEQSVATVENIEGMISYSNEGSSLVLIQFAFGTDMDNAMLQLRENIDLIEGFLPDGITSPIVAKLDPSAMPIIQMAVSSGGDLYNAQKMAEDIIAPRLERIEGTASASVSGGLEKEIEVMLKEEALKGFNLSQAYVTQVIQAANINLPGGSVKKGSNELTVRTIGEFKSIEDIRNLTIPLTTGGTVRLQDIADVKMADKDQSTITKMDGKEVVQISIMKQSDGNTVNVSKKVNKELEKIKKEYPDLNMISFFDQADYINFAIKNMIRTAILGGVFAVIVLMIFLRSFKTTLVIALSIPISVITTFVILFFTKITLNMMTIGGIALGIGMLVDNSIVVLENIYRNRSLGMDRTTASINGANEVSMAVTASSLTTVAVFLPIVFTGGLAATIFKDFALAIVIALMSSLVIALTLVPMLSSKLVTVRNLESEETQEKKHGPLVVLYKTVLSWSLRHRFITIAASIGLFVASIAMLSSVGAEFFPATDEGIINVSVSLPAGSETEQIDETLKEIQSSIQEIPEVVSIFTQAGSSGIMSMGGSSGTGSMTVILSELNERDRSAKDISDEIRKMVKDVPGAEISVSEASMMMMGMSVGSISISIKGDEIDTLKDIGDDFKEIIEKVEGTREVTTSYDDGIPQVQIKADRGIASQYGLTTAQIGSEVNNVLSGSTVTKFKVDGDELDVILKGDNIYGQSISLLEMLPIQTPQGGSVPLSEIAEISIEKGPISIMRENQTRVLTVSGSVLGRDTQSVSTEIESLLSKYEMPNGYSYTFGGETEQMEETFTDLAMVMLVAIILVYMIIAAQFESLLQPLSIMFSVPLALSGGFIGLFLAGLPLNVIGIIGLIILVGIVVNNAIVLVDYINNRRNRGEDRTTAIMKAGPIRIRPIMMTALTTILGLVPMAIGIGEGAELTRSMGIVVIGGLSLSTALTLVVVPIMYTIFDDIAAFFKRKFKKNKNKTIERA, encoded by the coding sequence GCCGGTGGAACAGAGTGTGGCTACTGTTGAAAATATTGAAGGTATGATATCATATTCAAATGAAGGAAGCTCGTTGGTATTGATCCAATTTGCATTTGGAACGGATATGGATAATGCAATGCTTCAGCTTAGAGAAAACATTGATTTGATTGAAGGATTCCTGCCGGACGGTATAACATCACCCATAGTAGCGAAACTGGACCCAAGTGCAATGCCAATTATTCAGATGGCTGTTTCAAGCGGCGGAGATCTGTATAATGCTCAAAAAATGGCTGAGGATATTATAGCTCCGCGCCTTGAAAGAATTGAAGGAACGGCTTCAGCTTCTGTTTCCGGCGGTCTTGAAAAAGAGATTGAGGTAATGCTTAAAGAAGAGGCGCTAAAGGGCTTCAATCTTAGTCAGGCCTACGTGACACAAGTGATTCAGGCAGCAAATATCAATTTGCCGGGAGGCAGTGTCAAAAAAGGAAGTAATGAACTTACAGTCAGAACAATAGGGGAGTTTAAATCAATAGAAGACATAAGAAATCTGACAATTCCTCTTACTACAGGGGGAACAGTAAGGCTTCAGGATATTGCCGATGTTAAAATGGCTGATAAGGATCAATCTACTATAACGAAGATGGACGGCAAAGAAGTAGTTCAGATTTCCATTATGAAGCAGTCAGACGGAAATACAGTTAATGTTTCAAAAAAAGTAAACAAAGAATTGGAAAAAATAAAAAAAGAATATCCGGATTTAAATATGATATCCTTTTTTGATCAGGCAGATTATATAAATTTTGCAATTAAAAATATGATAAGAACAGCGATTTTAGGTGGAGTTTTTGCGGTAATCGTACTTATGATATTTTTAAGAAGCTTTAAAACGACACTTGTAATTGCGCTTTCTATACCTATTTCCGTAATTACTACATTTGTTATTTTATTCTTTACAAAGATAACACTCAATATGATGACCATAGGTGGGATTGCTCTCGGAATAGGTATGCTGGTAGATAACTCTATTGTTGTTCTTGAGAATATATATAGAAACAGAAGCCTGGGTATGGACAGAACAACGGCGTCTATAAACGGTGCAAATGAGGTTTCAATGGCAGTAACAGCTTCTTCACTCACCACTGTAGCAGTTTTCCTGCCGATTGTATTTACGGGAGGGTTGGCTGCAACCATATTCAAGGACTTTGCTCTTGCCATAGTAATAGCTCTTATGAGTTCATTGGTCATTGCACTTACACTGGTTCCTATGTTGTCATCCAAACTCGTTACAGTTAGAAACCTTGAATCTGAAGAAACTCAGGAAAAAAAGCATGGACCGCTGGTTGTGCTGTACAAAACTGTTTTAAGCTGGAGTTTAAGGCATCGCTTTATTACAATAGCGGCGAGTATAGGGCTGTTTGTTGCCAGCATTGCTATGCTTTCATCGGTGGGAGCGGAATTTTTTCCTGCCACAGACGAGGGGATAATAAATGTTAGTGTTAGCCTTCCAGCAGGATCTGAGACAGAACAGATTGATGAGACTCTAAAGGAAATCCAGTCATCAATACAGGAAATACCGGAAGTTGTTTCGATATTTACTCAGGCGGGCAGCTCCGGCATAATGAGTATGGGAGGTAGTTCAGGTACCGGTTCTATGACTGTTATTCTGAGCGAGCTGAATGAGAGAGACAGAAGTGCAAAAGATATAAGCGATGAGATTCGAAAAATGGTTAAGGATGTCCCCGGAGCCGAGATAAGTGTTTCGGAAGCATCAATGATGATGATGGGGATGAGTGTTGGTTCCATAAGTATCAGCATCAAGGGAGACGAAATAGATACTCTTAAGGATATTGGAGATGATTTCAAGGAAATAATCGAAAAAGTTGAAGGAACAAGAGAAGTAACTACAAGTTATGATGACGGAATACCGCAGGTTCAGATAAAAGCTGACAGGGGCATAGCTTCTCAGTATGGACTGACTACAGCACAGATAGGTTCGGAAGTAAATAATGTTTTATCAGGGTCAACCGTTACGAAGTTTAAAGTTGACGGTGACGAGCTGGACGTTATATTAAAGGGAGATAATATATACGGACAAAGTATTTCTTTGCTTGAGATGCTTCCAATACAAACACCGCAGGGAGGAAGTGTACCGCTTTCGGAAATAGCAGAAATCAGCATTGAAAAAGGTCCTATCAGCATTATGAGAGAAAATCAGACAAGAGTTCTGACAGTAAGCGGAAGTGTTTTGGGAAGAGATACTCAGTCTGTTTCAACAGAAATAGAAAGCTTGCTCAGCAAGTATGAAATGCCAAACGGATACAGCTATACTTTCGGAGGAGAGACGGAGCAGATGGAAGAGACATTTACAGATTTGGCAATGGTTATGCTTGTTGCAATCATTCTTGTGTACATGATTATCGCAGCGCAGTTTGAATCGCTCCTTCAGCCATTGTCCATAATGTTTTCGGTTCCACTTGCATTGTCTGGAGGATTTATAGGGCTGTTTTTAGCAGGTCTTCCTCTGAATGTAATAGGAATAATCGGGTTGATTATTCTTGTAGGTATAGTAGTTAACAATGCCATAGTTCTTGTAGACTATATAAATAACCGAAGAAACAGGGGTGAAGACAGAACAACCGCTATAATGAAAGCAGGACCCATAAGAATAAGGCCTATTATGATGACTGCCCTTACGACGATACTGGGGCTTGTACCTATGGCAATAGGTATAGGAGAAGGAGCGGAACTTACCAGATCCATGGGTATTGTAGTAATCGGAGGACTTTCATTATCAACTGCGCTGACATTGGTTGTTGTACCGATAATGTATACAATATTTGATGATATAGCGGCATTTTTCAAAAGAAAATTTAAGAAAAACAAAAATAAAACAATAGAGCGGGCATAA